One window of the Salvia splendens isolate huo1 chromosome 1, SspV2, whole genome shotgun sequence genome contains the following:
- the LOC121755538 gene encoding peptidyl-prolyl cis-trans isomerase CYP63-like isoform X2, producing MKKTKNPMVFLDVSIDGDAAERIIIELFADVVPKTAENFRALCTGEKGIGASTGKPLHYKGSTFHRIIKGFMAQGGDFSKGNGTGGESIYGGKYSDENFKLDHTAAGLLSMANGGPNTNGSQFFIIFKRQPHLDGKHVVFGNVVSGMDVVKKMEQLGTADGRPDGTVKIIDCGEMSDAKTQNLVVADKVKKKKSVNEDASNDDSDSHAKRKQKVYVKDKRRKRSYSSDSSASDSYSSGSDSYSDSESDASSESDSSTSSRDGRRRKKRKLAKKGNRKHGKKGGAGERKKRRGHSHRSKRKLRRYSGSSSDTESSGSGSATSSSDDESPRRGRSRKNNRKSEQEKKPIRIRGNERKPPSPSLGSVDEQKGDDRKHTRGDSSHKEGELPQKNGSRMNNGQGHIKNIETSARGHQAYSSRSRSRSPSSGGRPSPRSSPIKTPTLEESSKVPREKNHSQSPVRSPSDKGIQPPASTHGRDLSRSRSPGGTPKRVRKGRGFTERYAFVRKYRTPSPERSPDRSYHYGGRNFQRNHERYPSYRGRYERSPQRHHRSPPRRGRSPPRYERKRNRSRSPSRSPGAYRGRGRRYSRSPVRSPSPSDRRPLISDRLKSRLGPQKSDDSPRGRSVSRSRSRSPRRSRSPLRKHPRKVSPGSSPSSPSGGHQRGLVSYGDLSPDNGVS from the exons ATGAAGAAGACAAAAAACCCAATGGTTTTCTTGGATGTTTCCATTGATGGGGATGCTGCCGAAAGAATTATCATTGAG TTGTTTGCTGATGTTGTCCCTAAGACTGCTGAAAATTTCCGGGCTCTCTGTACGG gtGAGAAAGGCATTGGAGCCTCAACGGGGAAACCTCTTCACTACAAGGGTTCCACATTTCATCGCATAATCAAAGGGTTTATGGCTCAA GGCGGTGACTTTTCAAAAGGAAATG GAACTGGTGGGGAAAGCATTTATGGAGGGAAATATTCTG ATGAAAACTTCAAGCTTGATCATACTGCAGCTGGTCTCCTCTCGATGGCTAATGGAGGTCCAAACACAAATGGATCTcagttttttataattttcaagCGACAGCCTCATCTTGATGG AAAACATGTTGTTTTTGGAAATGTTGTGAGTGGAATGGATGTTGTTAAGAAAATGGAACAGCTTGGAACAGCTGATGGGAGGCCAGATGGAACTGTTAAGATCATAGATTGTGGTGAGATGTCTGATGCAAAGACGCAAAATTTAGTTGTAGCTGATAAAG taaagaagaaaaaatcagTAAACGAAGATGCATCTAATGACGATTCTGACAGCCATGCCAAACGGAAACAGAAAGTATATGTGAAGGATAAAAGGAGAAAGAGGAGCTACTCATCTGATAGCTCTGCCTCTGATTCATATTCATCTGGCTCTGATTCATATTCAGACTCCGAATCGGATGCTTCTTCAGAGTCAGATTCTTCAACTTCATCCAGAGATGGACGGCgtaggaagaagaggaagttgGCTAAGAAGGGAAATCGTAAACATGGGAAAAAAGGGGGGGCTGGagaaaggaagaagagaagaggtCATAGTCATAGATCAAAGAGAAAATTGAGAAG GTACTCGGGAAGCTCTAGTGATACAGAGAGTAGTGGAAGTGGTTCTGCTACCAGCAGTTCTGATGACGAAAGTCCACGTAGGGGTAGATCACGGAAAAACAACAGGAAAAGTGAACAAGAGAAGAAGCCGATCCGCATTCGTG GGAATGAGAGAAAACCACCAAGTCCTAGCTTAGGATCTGTAGATGAGCAAAAAGGTGATGACAGGAAACACACTAGGGGTGACTCCTCTCACAAAGAGGGTGAACTTCCTCAAAAGAATGGTAGCCGCATGAATAATGGCCAAGGGCATATCAAGAACATTGAAACTTCCGCCAGAGGACATCAAGCTTATTCAAGCAGATCCAG GAGTAGGTCTCCAAGTTCTGGTGGAAGGCCCAGTCCTCGCAGCAGTCCAATTAAGACTCCCACACTTGAAGAGAGCAGTAAAGTTCCTAGAGAGAAAAATCATTCTCAGAGTCCAGTCAGGAGTCCTTCTGACAAAGGTATTCAGCCTCCTGCTTCTACTCATGGTCGGGATTTGTCACGGAGCCGCTCTCCAGGTGGAACTCCAAAGCGTGTAAGAAAAGGCCGAGGCTTTACTGAGAGATATGCATTTGTTAGAAAATACCGTACACCTTCTCCAGAACGTTCACCTGATAGATCTTATCATTACGGAGGAAGAAATTTTCAAAGGAATCATGAAAG GTATCCAAGCTACAGAGGCAGGTATGAACGCTCACCCCAAAGACATCACCGTAGTCCACCTAGAAGAGGAAGAAGCCCGCCCAG ATACGAACGCAAGAGGAATCGGAGCAGGTCTCCATCTCGAAGCCCTGGAGCCTACCGTGGTCGTGGGAGGCGATATAGCAGAAGTCCTGTGCGCAGCCCAAGCCCTTCAGATAGGCGCCCACTGATTAGTGACAGACTGAAATCACGTCTCGGTCCTCAGAAGAGTGACGACTCCCCTCGAGGAAGGTCAGTGTCACGCTCCAGGAGCCGCAGCCCCCGTAGATCAAGATCACCTTTGAGAAAGCATCCACGCAAAGTTTCGCCTGGAAGCTCTCCATCGAGCCCTTCTGGTGGGCATCAACGTGGACTAGTATCATACGGAGACTTGAGTCCAGACAATGGGGTAAGTTAG
- the LOC121755538 gene encoding peptidyl-prolyl cis-trans isomerase CYP63-like isoform X1 — protein MKKTKNPMVFLDVSIDGDAAERIIIELFADVVPKTAENFRALCTGEKGIGASTGKPLHYKGSTFHRIIKGFMAQGGDFSKGNGTGGESIYGGKYSDENFKLDHTAAGLLSMANGGPNTNGSQFFIIFKRQPHLDGKHVVFGNVVSGMDVVKKMEQLGTADGRPDGTVKIIDCGEMSDAKTQNLVVADKVKKKKSVNEDASNDDSDSHAKRKQKVYVKDKRRKRSYSSDSSASDSYSSGSDSYSDSESDASSESDSSTSSRDGRRRKKRKLAKKGNRKHGKKGGAGERKKRRGHSHRSKRKLRRYSGSSSDTESSGSGSATSSSDDESPRRGRSRKNNRKSEQEKKPIRIRGNERKPPSPSLGSVDEQKGDDRKHTRGDSSHKEGELPQKNGSRMNNGQGHIKNIETSARGHQAYSSRSSRSRSPSSGGRPSPRSSPIKTPTLEESSKVPREKNHSQSPVRSPSDKGIQPPASTHGRDLSRSRSPGGTPKRVRKGRGFTERYAFVRKYRTPSPERSPDRSYHYGGRNFQRNHERYPSYRGRYERSPQRHHRSPPRRGRSPPRYERKRNRSRSPSRSPGAYRGRGRRYSRSPVRSPSPSDRRPLISDRLKSRLGPQKSDDSPRGRSVSRSRSRSPRRSRSPLRKHPRKVSPGSSPSSPSGGHQRGLVSYGDLSPDNGVS, from the exons ATGAAGAAGACAAAAAACCCAATGGTTTTCTTGGATGTTTCCATTGATGGGGATGCTGCCGAAAGAATTATCATTGAG TTGTTTGCTGATGTTGTCCCTAAGACTGCTGAAAATTTCCGGGCTCTCTGTACGG gtGAGAAAGGCATTGGAGCCTCAACGGGGAAACCTCTTCACTACAAGGGTTCCACATTTCATCGCATAATCAAAGGGTTTATGGCTCAA GGCGGTGACTTTTCAAAAGGAAATG GAACTGGTGGGGAAAGCATTTATGGAGGGAAATATTCTG ATGAAAACTTCAAGCTTGATCATACTGCAGCTGGTCTCCTCTCGATGGCTAATGGAGGTCCAAACACAAATGGATCTcagttttttataattttcaagCGACAGCCTCATCTTGATGG AAAACATGTTGTTTTTGGAAATGTTGTGAGTGGAATGGATGTTGTTAAGAAAATGGAACAGCTTGGAACAGCTGATGGGAGGCCAGATGGAACTGTTAAGATCATAGATTGTGGTGAGATGTCTGATGCAAAGACGCAAAATTTAGTTGTAGCTGATAAAG taaagaagaaaaaatcagTAAACGAAGATGCATCTAATGACGATTCTGACAGCCATGCCAAACGGAAACAGAAAGTATATGTGAAGGATAAAAGGAGAAAGAGGAGCTACTCATCTGATAGCTCTGCCTCTGATTCATATTCATCTGGCTCTGATTCATATTCAGACTCCGAATCGGATGCTTCTTCAGAGTCAGATTCTTCAACTTCATCCAGAGATGGACGGCgtaggaagaagaggaagttgGCTAAGAAGGGAAATCGTAAACATGGGAAAAAAGGGGGGGCTGGagaaaggaagaagagaagaggtCATAGTCATAGATCAAAGAGAAAATTGAGAAG GTACTCGGGAAGCTCTAGTGATACAGAGAGTAGTGGAAGTGGTTCTGCTACCAGCAGTTCTGATGACGAAAGTCCACGTAGGGGTAGATCACGGAAAAACAACAGGAAAAGTGAACAAGAGAAGAAGCCGATCCGCATTCGTG GGAATGAGAGAAAACCACCAAGTCCTAGCTTAGGATCTGTAGATGAGCAAAAAGGTGATGACAGGAAACACACTAGGGGTGACTCCTCTCACAAAGAGGGTGAACTTCCTCAAAAGAATGGTAGCCGCATGAATAATGGCCAAGGGCATATCAAGAACATTGAAACTTCCGCCAGAGGACATCAAGCTTATTCAAGCAGATCCAG CAGGAGTAGGTCTCCAAGTTCTGGTGGAAGGCCCAGTCCTCGCAGCAGTCCAATTAAGACTCCCACACTTGAAGAGAGCAGTAAAGTTCCTAGAGAGAAAAATCATTCTCAGAGTCCAGTCAGGAGTCCTTCTGACAAAGGTATTCAGCCTCCTGCTTCTACTCATGGTCGGGATTTGTCACGGAGCCGCTCTCCAGGTGGAACTCCAAAGCGTGTAAGAAAAGGCCGAGGCTTTACTGAGAGATATGCATTTGTTAGAAAATACCGTACACCTTCTCCAGAACGTTCACCTGATAGATCTTATCATTACGGAGGAAGAAATTTTCAAAGGAATCATGAAAG GTATCCAAGCTACAGAGGCAGGTATGAACGCTCACCCCAAAGACATCACCGTAGTCCACCTAGAAGAGGAAGAAGCCCGCCCAG ATACGAACGCAAGAGGAATCGGAGCAGGTCTCCATCTCGAAGCCCTGGAGCCTACCGTGGTCGTGGGAGGCGATATAGCAGAAGTCCTGTGCGCAGCCCAAGCCCTTCAGATAGGCGCCCACTGATTAGTGACAGACTGAAATCACGTCTCGGTCCTCAGAAGAGTGACGACTCCCCTCGAGGAAGGTCAGTGTCACGCTCCAGGAGCCGCAGCCCCCGTAGATCAAGATCACCTTTGAGAAAGCATCCACGCAAAGTTTCGCCTGGAAGCTCTCCATCGAGCCCTTCTGGTGGGCATCAACGTGGACTAGTATCATACGGAGACTTGAGTCCAGACAATGGGGTAAGTTAG